In Calderihabitans maritimus, the genomic window TTTAATAGCTGCTATGCCGTCAATGCACATGCGTTCCGGGTCGGTACCCGCTCCCAGTGACCCGTAAGCTATATTGATTTTTGTCAGATCGGCACCGGTATAACCGGCCAGTAGCACTGTTTCCGGTGTATTCAGGCCCCGGTGCGCTCTTACCTGCCAAAGAGTGGAAGGACTTAAAGAGTTCCTGATCCGGCGCAAGTTATCCTGGGTAATAATCGAACCGTCTTCCTCGTGGGTTAAATAACCTTCCAACAACCCTTCCGTCCGAGCCCCCCAGGAGGGGTCAAAATGGATAACACCGTCCGCGCCCCAGGATTCAGCAATCTTAATATGAGCAATATCCATAAAAGGACAGCCGGTACCGTACTGGATAAACAAAGTGGGATTTGAAGCCACGTGCTGAACCCTGGTAGTACTCATTCGTGCTTCCGTCTCTTGAACATACTTTTCCAATGATTCTATTTCCGTTTGTGTTAGCTGCCGACTTTTGGCCGGAACCTTCCCTTCCCGGTAAAACTGCTTCACCACATCGTCAGCATAATACAAGTATTCTTCCAACAATTCTTCCCGGATCTTATTCCACTGGCGCTCGCTCATTTTTCCTGTTTCGTATTCTCTCTCGGCCTCCAGCAGTTTTTCTCTTACCAGTGCCCGTTCTACCCCGGGGGAGGTCTTATCTCCAGCCCAAATCAGGATATCATCCACAATTTGATCCAGATATTCTTTAATCCTGGCGTGTCGGTACCGGTAGGAAAAGTCCTGACACAGGTCTTTCTTATCCTTCTTTTGTTTGTCAATGGGAGGGATATAAGGACGGTCTTCCAGGAAAGCTATCAGTTCTTCCGGTTCGGTCCCCGGTCCGAAACCTGCATCGAAGCCCAATTCTGCCGCCAGCTCCGGCCTGATGGCTTTACCTCCAATAACCAGTTTAGCCCGGTCTCTTAAACCTGCCGCGTCGGCCAGGTCCACAAAATTGGCCAGCATTTCCGCCACGCGATAACCCAAAGTTCGGCTGATTAGAACCGCATCTACTTCTTCCTCGATAGCTTTCTGAATAATTTCCTCTGCTTTTAGGTCTGGAGGCAAGAGAATGGTGGAAAAACCTTTTTCATCGAGATATCGCTTCATAATTTTAAGCCCGATATCATGAACCGGATCCAGCGGAGCTAATAACACTTTCTTAATTGCCGTCACTGCCATCACCCCTGATGTCTTTCGTTTATAACCAACCGTAGTGAGATCCGGGCCGGTGAATATAAGCTCGGGCCCTAACCCTCGCTCCAGGACCGGTGAACTGTAAAGACACTATATCCGTATCGGTAAAACCCATCTCCTGCAACAGTTGAATGGCAAGCTTTTTCCCTTCGCTCTCGTTTCTACATATAATAAAGGTTTCTACGTCTACCGCATCTGCCACCTTGTGGATAGCTTTCTCCATGAAAACCGCCCCCTTGAGCCTTAAATTTTCGTTCTTAGGCCAGGAAAACGTTGGTCAACCCTGCTGCTTCTACCCGCATTCTTATATCCTCTACGTCGGTAGTATAAAGTCCCTTTTCCTTCATCCGCTCAAAATAGACGGAACCCGAGAACGTGTACTTCTTCCTTCTTCCCTCTTCTGTCTTCATCTGCTCGTTTACATAAGCTATAGCATCCCCAATAGCCAGAGAAGTGGGTATCTCCAGAAGTTCCTGACCCCTTGTTTTACGGACGGCGTTATGACCGGCCAGTAAACCGGTAACAATGGCCTCCGTATGGCCGACCAACAGGCCTGCCTTTTCCCCGGCACAGAAGAGGTTTTCCATACCTTCAACTTTCAAGCAGTTATCCCGCGGCGAAATAGCCAGGTAACGCATTGAGTTTCCGATTCCACCCGCATACGGGTCTTCGTACCGGGCCTCCTCAAATCCGGGAATCTGCCGCAACATATCTAGGGGATAGAAGGGGGTCATCAGCTTGGCATGGCCGGTATCTAACAGGACGATATTTTCGGCAAATTCCTTCAAGGCATACTGCTGGCACGCCTTCATTTCCAGGGCACCTTCTTTGCGCAGGTGTCCGGGAATTGGAACTACCACGACTCCATCTCTATCCAGCTTGTCCACTATTTCCTTACTTAAAGACTCTTTGTGTAACTTGCAAGAGCCACTCATGGCCCCGATACTGCCGTCGGCTTTCTGCCCCATAAATTCCTTGACGCCTGCTTTGGCCGCAATGCTCACCCTGGGACCGAAAGTGGGGCAACGCAAAATGCACATGGCGCAACCGTTACCATACTTCTTGCAGTTACCCATCGGACCGGCAGTACCTGTCGCTTCCACAAAAACGTCTCCCTCTATTTCTTCTCCGTCCTCCGTCACTACCGCCCCAATTACTCCCGGTCCAACCATCTTCACGTCAGTAACCCTGCTCTTGAGGCGTATTTCGATACCCTCCTCCCGCAGCAATCTTCTGATCTGCGGTTCGATTTTAGCTACATCATAGAGGGTAGCATGCTTATGACCGGGGAATTCGATGTTTTTGTGCCGGGCAACTCCGTCAACTGCTTGGAAAATCTTGCCGCCACCCATGGCTATGGCCTCTTCCGTGGCGGTAAAACGGCCGTTGTTGCGCATGATACCGCCTACAAGGCCCGTCCCCAGTAACATATCAGTCCTTTCCAGTAAGACTACCTCGGCTCCGGCTTGAGCAGCCGCCAA contains:
- a CDS encoding FAD-dependent oxidoreductase, with translation MAKVVVVGGGWAGSGAALAAAQAGAEVVLLERTDMLLGTGLVGGIMRNNGRFTATEEAIAMGGGKIFQAVDGVARHKNIEFPGHKHATLYDVAKIEPQIRRLLREEGIEIRLKSRVTDVKMVGPGVIGAVVTEDGEEIEGDVFVEATGTAGPMGNCKKYGNGCAMCILRCPTFGPRVSIAAKAGVKEFMGQKADGSIGAMSGSCKLHKESLSKEIVDKLDRDGVVVVPIPGHLRKEGALEMKACQQYALKEFAENIVLLDTGHAKLMTPFYPLDMLRQIPGFEEARYEDPYAGGIGNSMRYLAISPRDNCLKVEGMENLFCAGEKAGLLVGHTEAIVTGLLAGHNAVRKTRGQELLEIPTSLAIGDAIAYVNEQMKTEEGRRKKYTFSGSVYFERMKEKGLYTTDVEDIRMRVEAAGLTNVFLA
- a CDS encoding cobalamin B12-binding domain-containing protein; this translates as MTAIKKVLLAPLDPVHDIGLKIMKRYLDEKGFSTILLPPDLKAEEIIQKAIEEEVDAVLISRTLGYRVAEMLANFVDLADAAGLRDRAKLVIGGKAIRPELAAELGFDAGFGPGTEPEELIAFLEDRPYIPPIDKQKKDKKDLCQDFSYRYRHARIKEYLDQIVDDILIWAGDKTSPGVERALVREKLLEAEREYETGKMSERQWNKIREELLEEYLYYADDVVKQFYREGKVPAKSRQLTQTEIESLEKYVQETEARMSTTRVQHVASNPTLFIQYGTGCPFMDIAHIKIAESWGADGVIHFDPSWGARTEGLLEGYLTHEEDGSIITQDNLRRIRNSLSPSTLWQVRAHRGLNTPETVLLAGYTGADLTKINIAYGSLGAGTDPERMCIDGIAAIKYAARFGMPFDVVTNEELCGVPAYKAFAGMLIVAHLTLRLGGKPILQPLFCYSPEMMIYGGMKDNYVDFNAAKISALREIIDAPIWPGAPIGFLTHTEDRVQSSVTTALHAALASSLGVVAISIASSDEAYSGGPIVGASRVDTLQAVKEVFRFFGSTSITPTGQAEEFKGQIIDGIESVLKEVLVKGSFVRALYEGVLGSREDGAYPGRVGRGTVIKKKAARVG